One region of Monomorium pharaonis isolate MP-MQ-018 chromosome 11, ASM1337386v2, whole genome shotgun sequence genomic DNA includes:
- the LOC105829950 gene encoding rRNA methyltransferase 3, mitochondrial: protein MLSNIVQLSLRSIHSVKLLRTVDVRLAIKCRYGTKWISRRPAAIVNEHELFDTEQDTTEVDEQRAFKTHRRRPRVSTQVKEEKDKKQKEDEVKESTERKYIALDGDNKLISSLMIDVKTKKRREKNRQVLLEGFRLIEDAIRVGIVPKVIFFNRLSDILSLSLPKEVKLYKIPYRTIQLWSNLTTSPGIIGIFELPDISTKEPASDAIPLTIICDNVREPGNLGTIVRAAAAVGCEKLLLMKGCVDLWDPKVVRSATGAHFRLPIVTSVSWEEIPTLISNESAIFLADNNIAYENDLKDCTVNSKSNTSSVENNGDIKQDNLDANNDQTIEDNEHSVEDNELNQLISQTKPYKSTAKTKLMIRQLISQLPVKPYYALDFTRREVVFVIGGETEGISLESCKLLRARNCTRINIPLTNGVDSLNVGVAVGIVTFEMKRQFVNRKIDDE, encoded by the exons aTGTTATCAAATATCGTACAGCTATCACTTAGGTCGATTCACAGTGTGAAACTTTTGAGAACAGTTGATGTAAGATTAGCAATTAAATGCAGATATGGCACTAAATGGATTAGTCGGAGACCTGCTGCTATTGTCAATGAACATGAGCTTTTCGATACGGAACAAGATACAACTGAAGTCGATGAGCAAAGAGCTTTTAAAACACATAGAAGGAGACCAAGAGTCAGTACACAAGTGaaggaagagaaagataaaaaacagAAGGAAGATGAAGTTAAAGAAAGCACAGAACGAAAATACATAGCCCTTGATGGAGATAATAAGCTTATAAG CTCGCTAATGATAGATGTCAAaacaaaaaagagaagagaaaagaatCGTCAGGTACTGTTAGAAGGCTTTCGATTAATTGAAGATGCAATTCGGGTGGGAATAGTGCCAAAAGTGATATTTTTCAACAGATTATCTGACATATTGTCACTGTCGCTTCCtaaagaagtaaaattatataaaattccatATCGTACAATTCAGTTGTGGTCTAACTTGACAACTTCTCCTGGGATAAttg GAATCTTTGAACTCCCAGATATAAGTACTAAAGAACCTGCTAGTGATGCTATTCCTTTAACTATTATCTGTGACAATGTCAGAGAACCAGGGAATTTAGGAACTATTGTAAGAGCTGCTGCTGCAGTTGGTTGTGAAAAGTTATTACTAATGAAAG GATGTGTAGATTTATGGGACCCAAAAGTTGTGCGCAGTGCTACAGGTGCACATTTTCGATTACCAATAGTTACTTCTGTTTCATGGGAAGAAATTCCAACATTAATAAGTAACGAATCTGCAATTTTCCTAGCGGACAACAATATAGCTTatgaaaatgatttaaaagatTGTACTGTTAATTCAAAGTCAAACACCTCCTCCGTCGAAAACAATGGTGATATAAAACAAGATAATCTAGACGCCAATAATGATCAAACAATTGAAGATAATGAACATAGTGTTGAAGATAATGAGCTAAACCAACTGATAAGTCAAACTAAACCGTATAAATCAACTGCAAAGACTAAATTGATGATAAGACAGTTGATATCTCAACTTCCAGTTAAACCTTATTATGCGTTAGATTTTACAAGAAGAGAAGTAGTATTCGTTATTGGTGGAGAAACTGAGGGTATAAGTCTCGaatcatgtaaattattacgTGCAAGAAATTGCACTCGTATTAATATACCGTTGACTAATGGCGTTGACAGTTTAAATGTTGGTGTAGCTGTTGGTATTGTTACATTTGAAATGAAAAGACAATTTGTAAATCGCAAAATTGatgatgaataa
- the LOC105829946 gene encoding putative odorant receptor 85d: MQIFSLNFLFYTIGGIWRPIEWSSKFSMCLYGVFTFCTLYMLNFLMLTQLIDTIFIVDNIDDFATNSSLLLSVIATFCKAITITTRRSEIINLIRMLQEKPCKACNEEEINIQMKYDRLIRSCTINYMVLASFSATGVTIGEVLTTLQGELPYRIWVPYDYTTFFLFWFTSLQEILTVLLGTFVNVGTETLLLGFCLQICTQFELLICRLQRMIESDEKTKIHKNLLNDASNRTNRLSEHIRHHLYIIRFAEMANEIFNQVLFVQFFASILVLCSSVYYLSSHITITDFIKLAIYTLCMFVQIFVYCWAGNEVIRKSIGLSEAVYQMDWILMTISEQKDLLMIMKRSTRPIKFTSSFLVTLSLDSYTNILKTSYSAFNILQRS, translated from the exons ATGCAGATATTCTCTCTCAATTTTTTGTTCTACACTATCGGTGGTATATGGCGGCCGATCGAATGGTCTTCGAAATTCTCCATGTGTTTATACGGCGTATTTACCTTTTGTACGCTGTATATGTTGAACTTTTTAATGCTAACTCAATTGATCGATACCATCTTTATTGTTGATAATATAGATGATTTTGCTACGAATTCGTCTCTACTTCTTTCGGTTATTGCCACGTTCTGTAAAGCAATTACTATAACAACTCGTCGTAGTGAAATCATCAACTTAATCAGAATGTTGCAAGAAAAACCATGCAAAGCTTGCAACGAAGAAGAGATTAATATTCAAATGAAGTATGATCGTTTAATCAG GTCATGCACTATAAATTACATGGTTTTAGCATCGTTTTCTGCCACTGGTGTTACAATAGGAGAAGTGCTCACTACTTTACAAGGCGAATTGCCTTATAGAATATGGGTACCATACGattatacaacattttttttattctggtTTACATCTCTTCAAGAAATATTAACTGTGCTTCTTGGTACATTTGTAAACGTCGGTACGGAAACCTTATTATTAGGATTTTGTCTACAAATATGCACACAATTTGAATTGCTTATATGTCGCCTTCAAAGAATGATAGAATCTgatgaaaaaacgaaaattcacaaaaatttattgaatgaTGCGTCAAATAGAACAAACAGATTGTCAGAACATATTCGTCAtcatctatatataattag ATTTGCCGAAATGGCTAATGAGATATTTAATCAAGTactttttgtacaattttttgccAGCATATTAGTGTTATGTTCAAGTGTATACTATTTATCTTCTCATATAACAATTactgattttataaaattagctATTTATACATTGTGCATGTTTGtgcaaatttttgtatattgctGGGCTGGAAACGAAGTTATACGTAAG aGTATTGGTTTGAGTGAAGCGGTGTATCAAATGGACTGGATATTAATGACAATCAGTgaacaaaaagatttactcATGATTATGAAGCGTAGCACAAGACCTATAAAATTTACCAGTAGTTTTCTAGTAACATTGTCGTTGGATTCTTATACTAAT ATTCTCAAGACATCTTATTctgcatttaatattttacaacgatcttga
- the LOC105829955 gene encoding conserved oligomeric Golgi complex subunit 3, translating to MSQTKVIPHNLIQWDQDNDSLAPLTECQKDCLTNLETVVTSLFPLSDLQSGVIESDDKLQEQNSQQNVPPIDRYQELLEHFLLLEKKFASMYDVKYNLYLDELKSRRSECQDVCSQIEETLDDFSALYKQYTEVSGKTTSLYEASEQLIFEQKRLNATIDGITEYVKYFKEIDVITEKLDASTLSVNSDMFFSILDKIDTNIDFMQNNPSYSESGVYLVRYKHCQSKAIALIQNYISNLFSKTTESILNLRDNENSSENADTALALFYGRFQTILSKTKPVIKQIESKSYKRQEYDSLLVECHQYYWSQRGLVLGTSIQKSLNSIKEKYNGDHCSLVRHSCALLLHASIDEHKLFYEFFSKQSNGLTAYLESLCTCLYDTLRPFIIHIIHLETLAEICCILRIEMLDEHVQNNFEPLEGFGNICLQLLHDVQERLVFRAHLYLQSDVLNYNPSSGDLAYPEKLKMMEDIAESIREATRQTRMKKISVSSTDSSALEPVSRNHIVMDSIYQKTHMGSSPADLHAMWYPTVRRTLVCLSRLYRCVDRSVFQSLSQEAITFCVQSIENAKQEIEKRASTLDAELFQIKHLLILREQIAPFQVDFTIKEYSLDFSKVKTAAFGLLEKSSRFFTLSNNALLQFLLEGAPQMKEQLIDSRKHVDAKLRLTCQRLIQHATYLLIYPIIKLLEKEKLLDASSNQENALGSAQEIATIVADVLRTIKFKCPEIQQSMQLYLANKETEFILFKPVKNNICAAFTQLHQILNKYYNAENLLLIACPLPEQISVMLSSTTLTQGKSNRESQSVLKQSQSFTKQEN from the coding sequence ATGTCTCAGACTAAGGTAATTCCGCATAACCTTATTCAGTGGGACCAGGATAACGATTCCCTGGCTCCATTGACAGAGTGTCAAAAGGACTGTTTAACGAATCTAGAAACCGTTGTCACTTCATTGTTCCCGTTGTCGGATCTGCAGTCCGGCGTTATAGAAAGTGATGACAAGTTACAAGAGCAAAATTCTCAGCAGAATGTCCCTCCGATAGATAGGTATCAAGAGCTGCTCGAGCATTTTCTGcttctggaaaaaaaattcgcaAGCATGTACGACGTCAAGTACAATCTGTACCTTGACGAGCTGAAATCAAGACGGTCGGAGTGCCAGGACGTTTGTTCCCAGATAGAGGAAACGTTGGACGATTTCTCTGCACTTTACAAGCAATACACCGAAGTCTCCGGTAAGACCACGTCACTGTACGAGGCCAGCGAGCAGCTCATCTTTGAACAGAAGCGGCTGAACGCGACGATCGACGGCATTACGGAATACGTGAAGTATTTTAAGGAGATCGACGTGATTACGGAAAAGCTGGATGCGTCTACCTTATCAGTGAACAGCGACATGTTCTTCTctatattagataaaattgACACCAACATAGATTTCATGCAAAACAACCCGTCGTACAGTGAAAGCGGAGTTTACCTGGTAAGATACAAGCACTGCCAATCAAAGGCGATTGCGTTGATACAGAATTACATTTCCAACTTGTTCTCCAAGACCACCGAGAGCATTTTAAATTTGAGAGACAACGAGAATTCGTCAGAGAATGCGGATACTGCTCTTGCTCTGTTCTACGGCAGGTTTCAGACGATCCTGTCGAAGACCAAGCCGGTTATCAAACAGATTGAGAGTAAATCGTACAAGAGGCAGGAGTATGACAGTCTGTTGGTTGAATGCCATCAGTATTATTGGAGTCAGCGAGGCTTGGTGCTGGGTACGAGCATACAGAAGTCTCTCAACTCGATAAAGGAGAAGTACAACGGCGACCATTGTAGTCTGGTACGGCATTCCTGTGCGTTGCTCTTGCACGCCTCGATAGACGAGCATAAATTATTCTACGAATTTTTCTCGAAGCAATCAAACGGATTGACCGCATACCTGGAGAGCTTGTGCACCTGTCTGTATGATACGCTGAGACCTTTCATAATACACATCATTCATCTCGAGACGCTAGCAGAGATTTGCTGTATCCTGCGAATAGAGATGCTGGACGAGCACGTGCAGAACAACTTCGAACCATTGGAGGGCTTTGGAAACATATGCCTACAATTGTTACACGACGTTCAAGAGAGATTGGTATTTCGTGCACACTTATACTTGCAGTCCGACGTGCTGAATTATAATCCCTCGTCGGGTGACCTGGCGTATCCGGAAAAACTCAAGATGATGGAGGACATAGCGGAATCGATCAGGGAGGCGACTCGTCAGACTCGAATGAAGAAGATCTCGGTGTCGTCTACTGACAGTTCCGCCCTAGAACCAGTTTCTCGAAATCACATAGTTATGGACTCTATTTATCAAAAGACACACATGGGGAGTTCACCGGCGGATCTGCACGCTATGTGGTATCCGACAGTTCGCAGGACTCTGGTGTGCCTGTCGAGGCTCTACCGCTGCGTCGACAGGTCCGTCTTCCAGTCGTTAAGCCAGGAGGCTATTACCTTCTGCGTTCAGAGCATCGAGAATGCCAAACAGGAAATTGAGAAGAGAGCAAGCACGTTGGACGCGGAACTGTTTCAGATAAAGCATTTGCTCATTCTTAGAGAACAAATCGCTCCGTTTCAAGTGGATTTCACTATCAAGGAATATAGCTTGGACTTTTCCAAGGTGAAAACCGCTGCATTCGGTCTGCTCGAAAAAAGCTCTAGGTTCTTCACCTTGTCGAACAACGCGTTACTGCAGTTCCTTCTGGAAGGTGCGCCACAGATGAAGGAGCAACTTATTGATTCAAGAAAGCATGTGGACGCAAAATTGAGACTTACGTGCCAGCGATTAATACAACACGCaacttatttattgatttatccTATTATCAAGTTATTGGAGAAAGAAAAGTTGCTCGATGCAAGCTCGAATCAGGAAAATGCATTAGGGAGCGCGCAAGAGATAGCAACTATAGTGGCCGATGTATTAAGGACAATCAAGTTCAAATGTCCTGAGATACAACAATCGATGCAGTTATATTTGGCTAATAAAGAAACTGAATTTATTCTGTTTAAACCAGTGAAGAATAACATCTGCGCCGCATTCACGCAATTGCATCAAATATTGAATAAGTATTATAACGCAGAGAACCTTCTGTTGATTGCGTGCCCTTTGCCGGAACAGATTTCCGTCATGTTGAGTTCAACAACATTAACTCAAGGAAAATCGAATCGAGAATCGCAGTCGGTTCTGAAACAGTCTCAATCATTTACtaaacaagaaaattaa